Below is a genomic region from Pseudomonas extremaustralis.
ACCGCGACGGCGACCGCTGGCACTGGCGCAATCACCTGATGCCGATCGACCAGCACTTTATCTTCGGCGATGCCACCAGCCTGCCCTGCGCACCGCTGGAATACATCGGCCGCCAGGTGCAGGGAGATTTCGCCCTGCTCGACCAACGCGACGACGACCTGTACATGGACGCCGGCCTGGTCACCAGCCCGGCCGACTGGTCCCTGGCGTTCGACGCCGGCATGAGTTTCAAGCAGTGGCACGCACCGGTGCCCATGGCCCACCAGATGGGCGTGTTCGACCGTGCGCTGAAGTACCTGCTCAACCTGCAGGCCGGCCAGCCGGTACGGCGCCTGAATTGGACCCTGACCATCAACCCGCGCCTGGATTCGTCGCCGGAAACCTTCCACCAATGGGGCGCCGATCGCGGGCGGATCACCGCGCAGAACGTCGGCCAACAGGTGCACCTGCGGGTCGAGCTGCAAGTGATGGCGCGCCTGCCGCGCAGCAACGCGGTGATGTTCAGCATTCGTACCTACCTGATCAGCCTGAACGAACTGGTCACCCACCCCGGCTGGGGCTGCCGCCTGCACCGCGTGCTGCGCGACCTGCCCGACGCCATCGCCGACTACAAGGGCATGACCCGCTATCGACAGACCCTGGTGGAGTGGCTGAGCCAATTCGATCCACTTGCCTGACCTTCTTTTCCCGACAAGGAGCATCACATGACCCACTCCTGGCGTATTTCTGCATTGGCCGAGCGGCACCGCGCCCTCGGCTCGAACCTCGAAGACTGGAACGGCATGGGCACCGCCTGGACCTACAGCAGCCCGCTGGCCGACCACCACGAAGCGATCCGCACCCGCGCCGGCCTGATGGACGTGTCAGGCCTGAAAAAAGTCCACTACGTCGGCCCGCACGCCGAAAGCCTGTTGCAGTGGGCTACCACCCGCGACATCGCCAAGCTGTATCCGGGCAAATCGGTGTATGCGTCGATGCTCGACGAGGACGGCAAATTCGTCGATGACTGCATCGTCTACCGCACCGGGCCCAACGCGTTCATGGTGGTGCATGGCGCCGGCACCGGGCATGAAATGCTCGTGCGCTCGGCCCAGGGCCGCCAAGTAGCGGTGCTGTTCGACGACGATATGCACGACCTGTCGCTGCAAGGCCCGCTGGCGGTGGATTTTCTCGCCGAGCACGTGGCCGGCATCCGCCAGCTGCCGTACTTCCATCACCTGCAAACGCGCCTGTTCGAGCGCCCGGTGATGATCTCCCGCACCGGCTACACCGGCGAGCGCGGCTACGAGATTTTCTGCAAGGCCGCCGACGCCCCGTTCCTGTGGGACAGCATCCTCGAACAGGGCGCGAGCCTGGGGATTATCCCCTGCGCCTTCACCGCCCTGGACTGGCTGCGGGTGGAAAGCTCGCTGATGTTTTTTCCCTATGACAACTCGCAGATGTACCCCTTCGCCGACCAGAAGGCCGGCGACACCCTGTGGGAAATGGGCCTGGATTTCACGGTTTCACCCGGCAAACAAGCGTTCCGTGGCGCCGAAGAACACCTGCGCCTGCGTGGCCAGGAGCGCTTCAAGATCACCGGCGTGCTGCTCGACGGCGTGCGCCCGGCCGAGGCGGGCGACACCGTGTGGCAGGGCAATCAGCAAGTCGGGGTGATCACCTGCGGCATGTATTCGCGCCTGAGCAAACGCTCGATGGCCCTGGCGCGCATGAACGTCGCCTGTTCCGTCCCCGGCATTGCGTTGCAGGTGCGCGGCAGCCTCGAAGTCAGCGCCACCACCCACGCCCTGCCCTTCGACGACCCGGAAAAAACCAAGCGCACGGCCAAGGGCTGAGCCTTTCTTCCCTCTTACTCAGGAGCCATCGATGGACGCCTCCAGCGAACATTACATTCTCAAGATCACCTGCCCGGCCGCGTCCGGGATCGTCGCCGCGATCAGCGCCTGCCTGGCCCGCCAGCAGTGCTACATCAGCGAGCTGGCGCAATTCGACGACGAGTTCACCGGGCAATTTTTCATGCGCGCGGTGTTCCGCTTCAACAAGGGCATCGACGGCGAGATCAGCGACGTGCGCAAAGGCCTGGGCGAACTCGCCGGCGGCTTCGACATGCACTGGCAGTTGTTCAGCTCGCGCCAGCCGACCCGCGTGCTGCTGATGGTCAGCAAGTTCGACCATTGCCTCACCGACCTGCTCTACCGTCACCGCAAAGGCGAGATGGACATGACCATCACCGCCGTGGTCTCCAACCACCTGGACCTGCGGGCGATGGCCGAGCGTGAAGGCATCCGCTTCATCTACCTGCCGATCACCAAGGACACCAAGGCCAGCCAGGAAGCCGAACTGATGCGCATCGTCGAAGACACCCAGACCGACCTGGTGGTGCTCGCGCGCTACATGCAGATCCTGTCCGACGGCCTGTGCCAGCAACTCTCGGGGCGGGCGATCAACATTCACCACTCGTTCCTGCCCGGTTTCAAGGGCGCCAAGCCCTATCACCAGGCCTATGACCGTGGCGTGAAGCTGATCGGCGCCACCGCCCACTACGTCACCAGCGACCTCGATGAGGGCCCGATCATCGAGCAGGAAATCCAGCGCGTCGACCATACCCACCTGCCCGATTCCCTGGTCGCCATCGGCCGCGACACCGAAACCGTGGCGCTTTCCAAAGCCCTGAAATACCACCTGGAACACCGGGTGTTCATCAACCACGACAAGACAGTGATCTTTCGCTGAAACCCTCAGGAAGCACGCTCATGACTCTACGTGTAGCAATCATCGGCGCCGGCCCATGTGGCCTGGCCCAACTTCGCGCCTTCCAGTCGGCCCGCGACAAGGGCGCCGACATTCCCGAACTGGTGTGCTTCGAAAAGCAGCAGGACTGGGGCGGTATGTGGAACTACACCTGGCGCACCGGCCTGGACGAAAACGGCGAGCCGGTGCACGGCAGCATGTACCGCTACCTGTGGTCCAACGGCCCCAAGGAATGCCTGGAATTCGCCGACTACACCTTTGAAGAACATTTCGGTCGGCCTATCGCCTCATACCCGCCCCGCGAGGTGCTGTGGGACTACATCAAGGGCCGCGTGGAAAAGGCCGGCGTGCGCGATTACATCCGCTTCAACAATGTGGTGCGCCAGGTCACCTTCGACGAACAGACCCAACGCTTCACCGTGTATGCCCACGACTACACCCACGACACCTTGACCTGTGAAGAATTCGACTACGTGATCAACGCCTGCGGCCACTTCTCCACGCCCAAGGTTCCGTACTTCGAGGGCTTCGAGCAGTTCGCCGGCCGTATCCTGCATGCCCACGACTTTCGCGAGGCGCTGGAATTCAAGGACAAGGACCTGTTGATCGTCGGCAGCAGCTATTCGGCCGAGGACATCGGCTCGCAATGCTACAAATACGGCGCGCGCAGCATCACCAGCTGCTACCGCACCGCGCCCATGGCCTACACCTGGCCGGACAACTGGGAAGAAAAACCGCTGCTGCAGCGCCTGGAAAACAACCGCGCGTTCTTTGCCGACGGCAGCAGCAAGCACGTCGACGCGGTGATCCTGTGCACCGGCTACAAGCACCACTTTCCGTTCCTGCCGGATGAACTGTGCCTCAGGACCGACAACCGCCTGTGGCCGATGAACCTCTACAAAGGCGTGTTCTGGGAACCCAACCCGCGGCTGATCTACCTCGGCATGCAGGACCAGTGGTACTCGTTCAACATGTTCGACGCCCAGGCCTGGTATGCCCGCGATGTGATCCTCGGGCGTATCCAGTTGCCCAGCCAGGCCGAGATGATCGCCGACAGCCAGCAATGGCAGGCACGGGAACTGACCCTGGAAACCAATCAGGAGATGTTCGAGTTCCAGGGCGCCTACATCCAGCACCTGGTGGACGCCACCGACTACCCGAACTTCGACATCGCCGCCGTCAACCAGACCTTCCTGCACTGGAAGCATGACAAGGCGGAAAACATCATGGGCTATCGCGACAAGTCCTACCGCTCGCTGATGACCGGCACCCAGTCGCCACCGCACCACACCCCGTGGTTGCAGGCCCTGGACGATTCGATGGCGGCGTACCTGGGCGAGCCGGTGACGCCCATCAAGTCGGTCGGCTGAGCGGGTGGCCATGATGAATGCTCCGCGTGTTTCCCACCCGCGAGAACCCGGGCTGTTCGCCCGGGCGCCGAACCTGGAACGCTACCGCGTGGCCGCCGGCGGTGTGACCCTGGTCGACCTGCAGCCCGGCGACGGCCTGCAGGTGATCGACCTCGAAGGCCGGCAGACCTGCGAACTGCTGGCCCTCGACGCCAGCGGCCGCAGCGCCCTGGCGAGCTGGGGGCTGAGTGGCTCGAGCGCCTGCCGCGTGCCCTCGCGCATCGGCCAGGCGCTCGCGCGGCGCGGCATCGCCCCGCATGCGTTGCCCCTGGCCGCCACGCTGTGGGACGACGACAGCCCGCCCGGCCACACCCGGCAGTTTGTCGCCCATGACCGCCTGCTGGTAATCGTCGCCGCCCCGGCCGGGCCCACCGCCGTCGACCGCCAATACCGGCCCAGCGAACTGCGCCTGCTGGTGACACGGGCCAATCCGTCGGCGTTGCTGGTGCCGGCCCTGCCCGAGCCGTTGGGCGAGGTGCTGGACGAGTTCACCCTGCGCGCCGGCACGGCCCATAGCTACACCGTCGCCAAGGGCCAGTACGTGCAGGTACTGGACGTCGCCGGGCGCCAGTGCTCGGACTTCGTCGCCCTCGACCGTCGTGCCCTGGATCGCGGCGTGGAGCTGGACCTGGACCAGACCGTGACGCGCACCCTCAACGGCAGTGCCTACCCGGCGCCGGGGCTGTTTTCGAAGTTTTTCGACCGCCAGATGCAACCGATGCTGGAGGTGGTGCAGGACACCGTCGGACGCCACGACGCCTTCGCCCTGGCGTGCGCGGCGCGCTACTACGAATCCCATGGCTATTTCGGGCACGACAACTGCAGCGACAACCTCAACCGCGTACTCGCCCCCTACGGCGTGCAGGCGCGCAACGGCTGGCCGGCGATCAATTTCTTCTTCAACACCGGCATCGATGCGCACCAGCAGATGACCCTGGATGAGCCGTGGTCGCGGCCCGGCGACTATGTGCTGCTGCGGGCCATGACCGAATTGGTGTGCGGCAGTACCTCGTGCCCGGATGACATCGACCCGGCCAATGGCTGGAACCCGACCGATATCCATGTCCGTATCTACAGCGAGAAGGAGCGTTTTTCTATCGCCATGAGCACTCGAACCACGGCCGATGCCGACCCGATACTGACCCGTGAGACCGGGTTCCACTCACGCACCAGCGCCCTCACCGGCAGCTTCATCGACTACCGCAACTGGTGGCTGCCGCTGCGCTACGACGGTTATGGCGCCACCGAGGAGTACCTCGGCTGCCGCGAACGCGTGGCGGTGATGGACCTGACCGCCCTGCGCAAATTCGAGATCATCGGCCCCGACGCCGAAGCCCTGTTGCAATACTGCCTGACCCGCGACGTGCGGCGCCTGGCGGTGGGCCAAGTGGTCTACTCGGCGATGTGCCACGAGCACGGCGGCATGCTCGACGACGGCACCCTGCTGCGCCTGGGCCCGGACAACTTCCGCTGGATCTGCGGCGAAGACTACGCCGGCGTGTGGCTGCGCGAGCAGGCGCAAAAACTAGGGATGAAGGTGTGGGTCAAGTCCGCCAGCGAGCAGATTCACAACCTGGCGGTGCAAGGGCCGCGCAGCCGCGAGCTGCTTCAGCAGATGGTCTGGACGCCGCCCACCCAACCGGGCGTGGACAGCCTCGGCTGGTTCCGTTTCCTGGTCGGGCGGCTGGACAGCTTCGAGGGCTGCCCGCTGATGATTTCGCGCACCGGCTACACCGGCGAACTGGGCTTCGAGGTGTGGTGCCAGCCCGAAGACGCCGAACGGGTGTGGGACCGCATCTGGCAACTCGGCCAACCCTTGGGCCTGGTGCCCCTGGGCCTGGAAGCCCTGGACCTGCTGCGCATCGAAGCCGGGCTGATTTTTGCCGGCTACGAGTTCAGCGACCAGACCGACCCGTTCGAGGCCGGCATCGGCTTTTGCGTGCCACTCAAGAGCAAGACCGATGATTTTATCGGGCGCGATGCCCTGTTGCGGCGCAGCGCCCATCCCAGCCACAAGCTGGTCGGCCTGCAACTGAGCGGCAACGAGGCTGTGCACCATGGCGACCCGGTGTACCACGGCCGGGCCCAGGTCGGGGTCATCACCAGTGCCTGCCGCTCACCGTTACTGGCCAGCAATATCGCGCTGTGCCGGCTCGACGTGAGCTGCGCCGAGCCCGGCACCCTGCTTGAGATTGGCAAAGTCGATGGCCTGCAGAAGCGCATCAGCGCCACGGTCAGCGCAGCGATTTTCTATGACCCGGACAAGAGCCGCGTGCGTAGCTGATCGACGTCTTGCTCACTTTTGACTGCCCACACCCGCACCTGTTGGAGCTAGTCCTACGGGTACCGTTCTAACTCAGACATGGGAATACGAAGATGGAAGCGACGACGTTCGAGGCTGTACCGCAGGCTGCCAGCTCAGTGGGCAGCCTGCACCGCAAGATCGATTGGCGCGGTGCATTCTGGGTCGCCAGTGGCGTGCCCGCGCTGGTGCTGTTCTCCATCGGCGCGATTGCCGCCACGGTGGGCAAACCGGCCTGGATCGTATGGATCGTGTCGATCCTGTTCGGGTTTATCCAGGCCTTCACCTACGCCGAGATCGCCGGGCTGTTCCCGCACAAGTCCGGCGGCGCCTCGGTGTACGGTGCGGTGGCCTGGGTGCGCTACAGCAAGTTGATCGCGCCGGTGTCGGTGTGGTGCAACTGGCTGGCCTGGTCGCCGGTGCTGTCCATCGGTTCGGGGCTGGCGGCGGGGTATATCCTCACCGCGCTGTTTCCCGCCGATGCGTTGATCAACACCTGGCAACTGACCCTGCTCGACCTGGGTTGGGTCAAGACCGGCCTGTCGTTGCGCATCAACGCCACCTTCGCCATCGGCATGTTGATCCTGCTCACGGTGTTTGCCGTGCAGCATGGCGGCATCCTGCGTTCGGCGCGGCTGACCCTGGTGCTGGGCGTCACCTCGCTGATTCCGCTGTTGCTGGTGGGCGTGGTGCCGCTGTTCACCGGGGACGCGGCCCAGGCCAACTTCCTGCCGCTGTACCCCCTGGCCCATGACGCGGCCGGGCAAGTCATCGACGGCCCGTGGAATATTTCCGGCTGGTCGTTGATGGCCGGCGGGCTGTTCATGGCCGCGTGGTCCACCTACGGCTTCGAAACGGCGGTGTGCTACACCCGTGAGTTCAAGGACCCCAAGCGTGACACCTTCAAGGCGATCTTCTACGCAGGCCTGCTGTGCATCCTGGTGTTCACCCTGGTGCCCCTGGCGTTTCAAGGCAGCCTCGGACTCGGCCAACTGGTGACCCCGGCGGTGCTCGACGCCAGCGGCGCGGTGGTGACACCGGCGGTGTACAGCGGCCTGCTGTCGCCGGCGATCTACAGCGGCATGGGCGTTGGCCAGGCGATGGCCGACAGCATCGGCGGCGGCAAGGTGGTGGCCAATATCGTGCTGATCATGCTGGTGCTCGCCACATTGCTGGCGATCATGACCTCAATGTCCGGCTCGTCGCGCACCTTGTATCAGGCCTCGGTGGACGGCTGGCTGCCCAAATACCTGGGGCGCACCAACGAACACGGCGCACCCACGGCGGCGATGTGGACCGACCTGTCGTTCAACCTGCTGCTGTTGCTGATGTCGGACTATGTGTTCGTGCTGGCGGCCTCCAACGTCAGCTACATCATCTTCAACTTCCTCAACCTCAACGCCGGCTGGATCCATCGCCTCGACCGCCCCGACTGGGTACGCCCGTACAAAGCCCCCACCGTGCTGCTCGCGGCCGGCGGCGTGCTGAGCTTCGTCAACCTGGCCTGCATGGGCCTGGGTGCGGATATCTGGGGCGCGGGCACGCTGGTCACCGGCTTGCTCCTGGCGCTGCTGATCCTGCCGGTGTTCTGTTACCGCCATTACGTGCAGGACAAAGGCCGCTTCCCCGCCGCCATGCTCAGCGACCTGCATATCCAGGACGATGACGGCCAACGCCGCGCCGGCTGGCTGCCCTACGCCACGCTGATCGCCGGCGTGCTGGTGGTGTATGCCTGCCATCAACTGGTAGCCTGATTGCCCTGGGCTGCCTACCGCTGAGGGATTTATCCCTCAGCTCCCCTATTTCTCCAGACAACGGTGACGCTTTTGACCAGCACACGCCCCACCCTTGCCCGCGATATCGACGGCAAGGCCATCTCCGCCCAGGTTCTCGACGAGGTTCGCGAAGAAGTCCTGCAGCTTGCCACCCAACACATTTATCCGGCCCTGGCCGTGGTGCTGGTGGGCGACGACCCGGCCAGCGAAGTGTATGTACGCAACAAACTGCTGCGGGCCAAGGAAGTCGGGATCCGCTCCCTTGAATATCGGCTGCCGGCGGACACCAGCCAGGCGCAAGTGCTCGACCTGCTGGCCGAGTTGAACGCCGACGCGTCGGTCAACGGCGTGCTGGTGCAGTTGCCGCTGCCGGCGCACATCGACGAGGCGGCGGTGATCCATGGGATTGACCCGATCAAGGACGTGGACGGTTTCCACCGCGAGAACGTCGGCGGCCTGGTGCAAGGCCTCGAGGTCCTCACGCCGTGCACGCCGAGCGGCTGCATGCGCCTGCTGCATGAAACCTGCGGCGACTTGAGTGGCTTGCACGCGGTGGTGATCGGTCGCTCGAACATCGTCGGCAAACCGATGGCGACCCTGCTGTTGCAGGCCAACTGCTCGGTCAGCGTGGTGCACTCGCGCAGTGTCGATGCACCGGCGTTGTGCCGTTTGGCCGACATCGTCGTCGCCGCCGTGGGCCGCCCGCAGTTGATCGATGCCAGCTGGCTCAAACCTGGCGCGGTGGTGATCGACGTGGGGATCAACCGCATCAATACCGAGACCGGTACGCGGTTGGTGGGCGACGTGGACTACGCCAGCGCCCGCACCGTGGCCAGCGCGATTACGCCGGTGCCAGGGGGGGTGGGACCGATGACCATTGCCTACCTGCTGAAAAACACCCTGGTGGCCAGCCAGTTGCAACGCAGCAAGGCAAATGTGGGAGGGGGCTTGCTCCCGATGGCGGATGAACAGCCAGCTTATCTGTAGCTGACCCACCGCTATCGGGAGCAAGCCCCCTCCCACATTTTGAGCTGCGTTTACTCAGGGGGAAGATCAGTGGTTGTAGGCGCGCTCGTTGTGCTCGGCCAAGTCCAGGCCCATCTCTTCCACGGACTCATGGGCACGCAGGCCGACCAGGGCGTTGACCACTTTGAGGATGATCCAGCTGACCACGAAGCAGTACACCGTGGTCAGCAACACCCCTTTGATCTGGGCGACGACTTGGCCACCCATGGTCACGCCTTCCACCAGGCCGCCCATGGACGGTACGCAGAACACACCGGTGAGCACCGCGCCGATCATGCCGCCGATGCCGTGCAGGCCGAATACGTCGAGGCTGTCGTCGTAGCCGAAGCGACGCTTCAACACCGTTACGCTCAAGTAGCAGAACACCCCGCACAGCAGGCCGATGGCCAACGCGCCGCCGACGCCCACATAGGCGCACGCCGGGGTGATGCCCACCAGACCGGCCAACGCACCGCTGGCCAGGCCCAGGGCGCTGGGTTTGCCGACCTTGAACCACTCGGTGAACATCCAGCCGAGAATCCCCGCACAGGCGCCCAGTTGGGTGTTGAGCATGACAATCCCCGAGGTGCCGTTGAGGCCGCCGCCGGAGCCGATATTGAAGCCGAACCAGCCGACCCAGAGCATCGCCGCGCCGGCCATGGTCAGGCTCAGGTTATGGGCGGGCATCGGCGTGTTCTGGTAGCCCTTGCGCTTGCCGAGGATCAGGCACGCGGCGAGTGCGGCCACACCCGCGTTGATGTGCACGGCGGTGCCGCCGGCAAAATCGAGCACGCCCCAGTTATGCATCAAGGCCCCCGAACCGCCCCAGACCATATGCGCCACCGGGGCGTACACCAGGGTGAACCAGACGGCCATGAACAACAGCGCCGCCGAGAACTTCATGCGCTCGGCAAAGGCGCCGGCGATCAGCGCCGGGGTGATGATCGCGAAGGTCATCTGGAAGGTCACGAACACGCCTTCAGGAATATCCCCCACCAGGCTCGCGGGGGTCATGCCCGCCAGGAACGCGCGGCTCAAGCCACCGACAAAACTGTTGAAAGTCACCTGCCCTTCGACCATGCCCGTGGTGTCCACCACCATGCTGTAGCCGTAGATCACCCACAGCACGCCTACCAGACCGGCGACGCCAAAACACTGGGTGAACAGCGAGAGCATGTTTTTCGCCCGGACCAGCCCGCCGTAGAACAGCGCGAGCCCCGGCAGGCACATGAACAGCACCAGCACGGCGGCGGTGACCATCCAGGCGGTGCTGCCGGTGTTCAACGTGGGTGCATCGGCGGCCTGGGCCAAGGGTGCGAAGGCACTGGCGGCCAATAAGCCGAAGAGGGATTTGCCGAGAAGACGATTGATCATGTTCAAAGCTCCTGCAAAAGATAGGGGAGATGCTTGTAGGAGCGAGGGGGACGCCTAGTTCTTGCTCGCGAAAAACGTCCAGGCAACGCGGACATCCAGGATGACCGCGTTATCGTTAACGACCTTCGCGAGCAAGCTCGCTCCTACAGGGGTGGAACGTCGTAGCAGCCGGTAAGCCGGCTCGTAACTCAGTAACCCGAACCCGGTATCCAACTGGTCCCCGCCAACGGCACCCGGGCCATGGCGGCCGACTCCACCGTCAGCGCCACCAGGTCCTCGGGATCGAGGTTGTGCAGGTGCGACTTGCCGCACGCACGGGCCATGGTCTGGGCCTCCAGTACCATCACCCGCAGGTAGTTGGCCAAGCGCCGTCCGCCTTCCACCGGGTCCAGACGTTTCGACAGTTCCGGGTCCTGGGTGGTGATCCCGGCCGGGTCGCGGCCGTTCTGCCAGTCGTCGTAGAAACCGGCGGCCGAGCCGATCTTTTTCAGTTCCGCGTCCAGCCGTGGGTGGTTATCGCCCAGGGCAATCAGCGCCGCCGTGCCGATGGCCACCGCATCCGCACCCATCGCCATGGCCTTGGCCACATCGGCGCCGTTGCGAATCCCGCCCGACACAATCAACTGGACCTTGCGGTGCATGCCCATCTCTTGCAAAGCCTGTACCGCTTGGGGGATGGCCGACAAAATCGGGATGCCCACGTGTTCGATGAACACTTCCTGGGTCGCTGCGGTACCGCCTTGCATGCCGTCGAGCACGATCACATCGGCGCCGGCCTTGACCGCCAGCTTCACGTCGTAATACGGGCGGCTGGCGCCGATTTTCACGTAGATCGGTTTTTCCCAATCGGTGATTTCGCGCAGCTCGGCAATCTTGATCGCCAGGTCGTCCGGGCCGGTCCAGTCCGGGTGGCGGCAGGCGCTGCGCTGATCCACGCCGATCGGCAAGGTGCGCATGCCGGCCACGCGTTCGGTGACCTTCATGCCCAGCAACATGCCGCCACCGCCGGGCTTGGCGCCCTGGCCGAGGACGATCTCGATGGCGTCGGCCTTGCGCAGATCATCGGGGTTCATGCCGTAGCGCGACGGCAGGTACTGATACACCAAGTGTTGGGACTGGCCGCGCTCTTCCGGGGTCATGCCTCCGTCACCGGTGGTGGTGCTGGTGCCGGCGATGGTCGCGCCACGGCCCAGGGCTTCCTTGGCGTTGGCCGATAACGCACCGAAACTCATGCCGGCGATGGTCACCGGGATCTTCAAGTGGATCGGCTTCTTGGCGAAGCGGTTGCCGAGGATTACGTCGGTGCCGCACTTCTCCCGATAGCCTTCCAACGGGTAACGCGACACGCTGGCGCCGAGCAGCAGTAAGTCATCGAAGTGCGGCAGCTTGCGCTTGGTGCCGCCGCCGCGAATGTCGTAGATGCCGGTTTCGGCGGCACGCTGGATTTCCTGGATGGTCAGGCGGTCGAAGGTGGCGGACTCGCGCAACACTGGAGGGGTTTTTTCACTCATGTTGTAGCTCCTGGTTCAGTACGCGGACGCGTTATCGACTTTGAAGTTGTACAGCTGGCGGGCCGAGCCGTAGCGTTTGAAATCCGCCGCCTGGTGAGCGAAACCGGCGCGATCGAGCAGCTCTTGCAGCTCTTGCAGGTGTTCGCTGCGCATCTCTTTTTCGATGCAATCGGAGCCCAGGGACTCCACCTTGCCCTTCACGTAGATGTGGGTTTCGTACAGCGAATCCCCCAGCGCATCGCCGGCATCGCCGCAGACGACCAAACGCCCGGCCTGGCCCATGAAGCAGCTCATGTGGCCGATGCTGCCGCCGACCACGATGTCGATGCCTTTCATGGAAATCCCGCAACGCGCACCGGCGTCGCCTTCGATCACCAGCAGACCGCCATGGGCCGTGGCCCCCGCCGCCTGGGATGCGCTGCCTTTGACGCGCACCGAACCGGACATCATGTTCTCGGCGCAGCCCACGCCGACGTTGCCGTGCACGGTGATCGACGCCTGTTGGTTCATGCCCGCGCAGTAGTAGCCGGCGTGGCCCTCGATATCGATGGACACCGCCTGATTCACCCCCACCGCAAGGTTGTGCTTGCCGTTGGAGTGGGTGACGCGCCACTCGTCGTCGATGGCCTGGGCGTGCAGCGCCTGGTTAAGGTCACGCACGGTGGCGGTGGAAAGGTCGATGGTTTTCATGTGTGCGCTCCTTAAGCTGACTGGCGTTCCCAGATGTACAAAGTGGCCGGTGCCGGCTCCCAGATCCGTGCGTTCTCGATGCCCGGCAGGCTCGACAGCGCCTGATACTCGGAGGCCATGGCGACGTAGTCGTCGGTCTCGGCGAGGATCGCCGGCTTGCACGCGATCGGGTCGCGGATCACCGCAAAACCGTTGCGCGTGCCGATGGCGAAGGTGAAGAAGCCGTCGAGGTCTTCCAGGGCGTGGTCCAGGGCGTCCTTGAGCGAATCGCCCTGTTGCAGGCGCCAGGTCAGGTAGCCGGCGGCGACTTCGGTGTC
It encodes:
- a CDS encoding aminomethyltransferase family protein; protein product: MTHSWRISALAERHRALGSNLEDWNGMGTAWTYSSPLADHHEAIRTRAGLMDVSGLKKVHYVGPHAESLLQWATTRDIAKLYPGKSVYASMLDEDGKFVDDCIVYRTGPNAFMVVHGAGTGHEMLVRSAQGRQVAVLFDDDMHDLSLQGPLAVDFLAEHVAGIRQLPYFHHLQTRLFERPVMISRTGYTGERGYEIFCKAADAPFLWDSILEQGASLGIIPCAFTALDWLRVESSLMFFPYDNSQMYPFADQKAGDTLWEMGLDFTVSPGKQAFRGAEEHLRLRGQERFKITGVLLDGVRPAEAGDTVWQGNQQVGVITCGMYSRLSKRSMALARMNVACSVPGIALQVRGSLEVSATTHALPFDDPEKTKRTAKG
- a CDS encoding heme-dependent oxidative N-demethylase family protein, with product MPLQSSPVLSYRDDFSFRNSPAAIRRFPFPFIEDNYRYSVNIEPATSRDPGSVYEHAFDIDEHYRSEMAERALILDNDPRRYLVMPHMQAAAWDALQMLMENLAADYPQWFSLDRDGDRWHWRNHLMPIDQHFIFGDATSLPCAPLEYIGRQVQGDFALLDQRDDDLYMDAGLVTSPADWSLAFDAGMSFKQWHAPVPMAHQMGVFDRALKYLLNLQAGQPVRRLNWTLTINPRLDSSPETFHQWGADRGRITAQNVGQQVHLRVELQVMARLPRSNAVMFSIRTYLISLNELVTHPGWGCRLHRVLRDLPDAIADYKGMTRYRQTLVEWLSQFDPLA
- a CDS encoding DUF1989 domain-containing protein; this translates as MNAPRVSHPREPGLFARAPNLERYRVAAGGVTLVDLQPGDGLQVIDLEGRQTCELLALDASGRSALASWGLSGSSACRVPSRIGQALARRGIAPHALPLAATLWDDDSPPGHTRQFVAHDRLLVIVAAPAGPTAVDRQYRPSELRLLVTRANPSALLVPALPEPLGEVLDEFTLRAGTAHSYTVAKGQYVQVLDVAGRQCSDFVALDRRALDRGVELDLDQTVTRTLNGSAYPAPGLFSKFFDRQMQPMLEVVQDTVGRHDAFALACAARYYESHGYFGHDNCSDNLNRVLAPYGVQARNGWPAINFFFNTGIDAHQQMTLDEPWSRPGDYVLLRAMTELVCGSTSCPDDIDPANGWNPTDIHVRIYSEKERFSIAMSTRTTADADPILTRETGFHSRTSALTGSFIDYRNWWLPLRYDGYGATEEYLGCRERVAVMDLTALRKFEIIGPDAEALLQYCLTRDVRRLAVGQVVYSAMCHEHGGMLDDGTLLRLGPDNFRWICGEDYAGVWLREQAQKLGMKVWVKSASEQIHNLAVQGPRSRELLQQMVWTPPTQPGVDSLGWFRFLVGRLDSFEGCPLMISRTGYTGELGFEVWCQPEDAERVWDRIWQLGQPLGLVPLGLEALDLLRIEAGLIFAGYEFSDQTDPFEAGIGFCVPLKSKTDDFIGRDALLRRSAHPSHKLVGLQLSGNEAVHHGDPVYHGRAQVGVITSACRSPLLASNIALCRLDVSCAEPGTLLEIGKVDGLQKRISATVSAAIFYDPDKSRVRS
- the purU gene encoding formyltetrahydrofolate deformylase; its protein translation is MDASSEHYILKITCPAASGIVAAISACLARQQCYISELAQFDDEFTGQFFMRAVFRFNKGIDGEISDVRKGLGELAGGFDMHWQLFSSRQPTRVLLMVSKFDHCLTDLLYRHRKGEMDMTITAVVSNHLDLRAMAEREGIRFIYLPITKDTKASQEAELMRIVEDTQTDLVVLARYMQILSDGLCQQLSGRAINIHHSFLPGFKGAKPYHQAYDRGVKLIGATAHYVTSDLDEGPIIEQEIQRVDHTHLPDSLVAIGRDTETVALSKALKYHLEHRVFINHDKTVIFR
- a CDS encoding NAD(P)-binding domain-containing protein, yielding MTLRVAIIGAGPCGLAQLRAFQSARDKGADIPELVCFEKQQDWGGMWNYTWRTGLDENGEPVHGSMYRYLWSNGPKECLEFADYTFEEHFGRPIASYPPREVLWDYIKGRVEKAGVRDYIRFNNVVRQVTFDEQTQRFTVYAHDYTHDTLTCEEFDYVINACGHFSTPKVPYFEGFEQFAGRILHAHDFREALEFKDKDLLIVGSSYSAEDIGSQCYKYGARSITSCYRTAPMAYTWPDNWEEKPLLQRLENNRAFFADGSSKHVDAVILCTGYKHHFPFLPDELCLRTDNRLWPMNLYKGVFWEPNPRLIYLGMQDQWYSFNMFDAQAWYARDVILGRIQLPSQAEMIADSQQWQARELTLETNQEMFEFQGAYIQHLVDATDYPNFDIAAVNQTFLHWKHDKAENIMGYRDKSYRSLMTGTQSPPHHTPWLQALDDSMAAYLGEPVTPIKSVG